A stretch of the Clostridium fungisolvens genome encodes the following:
- a CDS encoding class IV adenylate cyclase, with protein sequence MQELETRILDIDVEEIKNKITALGGYKVKDEDQVNKIFDFPDRRLLSAKGYARVRTIDDKLNNKIVYYMTTKKMLSQEKYKVMEENEIIVDDGDTAEKLFNALGLTLVETIKKSRESYKYKNTLVEIDINDKNFCPFPYIEIETAHEDELKEVVEALGYTMADTTSKTIYEILEERGLAKGDQKGL encoded by the coding sequence ATGCAAGAATTAGAAACAAGAATTTTAGATATTGATGTTGAAGAAATCAAAAATAAGATAACTGCTCTTGGAGGCTATAAAGTTAAAGATGAGGATCAAGTAAATAAGATCTTTGATTTTCCAGATAGAAGACTTTTATCAGCTAAAGGTTACGCAAGAGTTAGAACTATTGATGACAAACTTAATAATAAAATAGTTTATTACATGACCACTAAAAAGATGCTATCCCAAGAAAAATATAAGGTAATGGAAGAAAACGAGATAATAGTAGATGACGGTGATACTGCCGAAAAACTATTTAATGCTTTAGGATTAACTTTAGTTGAAACTATAAAAAAATCTAGAGAAAGCTATAAATACAAAAACACCTTAGTTGAGATAGACATCAACGATAAAAATTTCTGTCCCTTCCCATATATAGAGATAGAAACAGCTCACGAAGATGAACTTAAAGAAGTTGTAGAAGCTCTAGGATATACAATGGCAGACACTACCTCAAAGACAATCTACGAGATCCTAGAAGAAAGAGGCCTTGCAAAAGGCGATCAAAAAGGACTTTAA
- a CDS encoding NADH peroxidase, whose translation MKKFICTICGYVYEGEAAPEKCPVCGAPAEKFNEQSGELVWADEHRIGVAQGVDERVLEGLRANFTGECTEVGMYLAMSRQADREGFPEVAEAYKRIAFEEAEHAAKFAELLGEVVVADTKKNLQARVEAEYGATAGKKELATLAKQLNYDAIHDTVHEMCKDEARHGKAFKGLLERYFNN comes from the coding sequence ATGAAGAAGTTTATATGTACAATATGTGGATATGTTTATGAGGGAGAAGCTGCTCCAGAGAAATGCCCAGTATGTGGAGCACCAGCTGAAAAATTCAATGAACAAAGCGGAGAATTAGTATGGGCTGATGAGCACAGAATCGGAGTTGCTCAAGGCGTTGATGAAAGAGTATTAGAAGGTTTAAGAGCTAACTTTACTGGAGAATGTACAGAAGTAGGAATGTATCTTGCTATGAGCAGACAAGCTGATAGAGAAGGTTTCCCAGAAGTTGCTGAAGCATACAAGAGAATAGCTTTTGAAGAAGCTGAACATGCTGCAAAGTTTGCTGAATTATTAGGAGAAGTTGTAGTAGCTGACACTAAGAAGAATCTTCAAGCTAGAGTAGAAGCTGAATACGGCGCAACTGCTGGTAAGAAAGAATTAGCTACATTAGCTAAGCAATTAAACTACGATGCAATCCATGACACAGTTCATGAAATGTGTAAAGATGAAGCTAGACATGGAAAAGCTTTCAAGGGTTTATTAGAAAGATATTTCAATAACTAA
- a CDS encoding MarR family winged helix-turn-helix transcriptional regulator, with product MIFMDDPKKLRELIRMLERKLGILQDSGFSCCQITMSQCHALVEIGRAKGISLNELAELLNLENSTMSRTVNNLVTNELVKRDIDPEDRRYVTISLTDKGNDIYQEIEEEMNVYFTKIYEAIPADKRQQVLESIDILLESIDKSSCCE from the coding sequence ATGATTTTTATGGATGATCCAAAGAAGTTAAGAGAATTAATACGAATGCTTGAGAGAAAACTTGGAATTTTACAAGATAGCGGGTTTTCGTGTTGCCAAATAACAATGTCACAGTGCCATGCTTTAGTAGAGATTGGTCGTGCAAAAGGCATTTCATTAAATGAATTAGCAGAATTATTAAATTTAGAGAATAGCACTATGAGTAGGACAGTAAATAATTTGGTAACAAATGAGCTTGTAAAAAGAGATATTGATCCAGAAGATAGAAGGTATGTAACTATATCTCTTACTGATAAAGGGAATGATATCTATCAAGAGATTGAGGAAGAAATGAATGTATACTTCACAAAAATATATGAAGCAATACCTGCTGATAAAAGACAACAAGTTTTAGAAAGTATAGATATTCTTCTTGAATCAATAGACAAAAGTAGTTGCTGCGAGTAA
- a CDS encoding DUF6106 family protein, with the protein MDQFKEQLVRAQNVGKYKTVKILMYILGVLAVLSILTGNFMLGLLLAAIAGILFYVKRFFYLEFEYVITNGEVDVDVIYETKTRKKKMSFNMKEVSLLAPYDSDAYKALNNKPSKVITAIPDGNKDRAYVAVVTEGNDRAQLIFVPNQDFVNICFLFNPKVVKKN; encoded by the coding sequence ATGGATCAGTTTAAGGAACAATTAGTCAGAGCTCAAAATGTAGGAAAATATAAGACAGTAAAAATACTTATGTACATATTAGGTGTACTTGCAGTACTTAGTATACTTACTGGGAACTTTATGTTAGGGTTGCTACTTGCAGCAATTGCAGGTATACTTTTCTATGTGAAAAGATTCTTCTATCTTGAGTTTGAATATGTAATAACCAATGGGGAAGTTGATGTTGATGTTATATATGAAACAAAAACTAGGAAGAAGAAGATGTCCTTTAACATGAAGGAAGTTTCACTTTTAGCACCTTATGACAGTGATGCATATAAGGCGCTAAATAACAAACCTTCGAAAGTAATAACTGCAATACCAGATGGAAACAAAGATAGAGCTTATGTAGCTGTAGTTACAGAAGGAAATGATAGAGCTCAGCTTATCTTTGTACCTAATCAAGACTTTGTGAATATTTGCTTTTTATTCAATCCGAAGGTGGTAAAGAAAAATTAG
- a CDS encoding nucleoid-associated protein: protein MEYVNDISIVEAVIHILDTNGDEPILNEYRLELNEDIYKFLYRHIERAFKDEELKYAVFNPERNIVKEVSQDYLDGINSDIVSVSKELARQMFAVMKGNVNIPSCDLIVVSISTDQGPMLAIMKMDYVRNFTHKIDFIEDKIGIDIIEQASGLPASSSRLQKCAFIKPLREEHTVNLMVIDKQKKSKEEEEYGANYFINNYLGCSIVTNERDMTKTFVKAAEAWTRNNMYEDADKAEKIRSTIKSKLKEEDTINMQELSHELFKEEPQAKESFDQFVSAQGLEEEIAVDKQWVEKKLKRVRLKIDKDIDLYLTEEAYNDPQRFEIQRNGDGSINLVVKHVKNYIEK, encoded by the coding sequence ATGGAATACGTAAACGACATAAGTATCGTAGAAGCTGTAATTCATATATTGGATACAAACGGAGATGAACCTATATTAAACGAGTATAGGTTAGAATTAAACGAAGATATATATAAATTTTTATACAGACATATTGAAAGAGCCTTTAAGGATGAAGAACTTAAATATGCTGTATTCAATCCAGAAAGAAATATAGTAAAAGAAGTTTCTCAAGACTATCTAGATGGAATTAACTCAGATATTGTGTCTGTTTCTAAGGAACTTGCAAGACAGATGTTTGCCGTAATGAAAGGCAATGTGAACATCCCATCCTGTGATCTTATAGTTGTGTCTATTTCAACGGATCAGGGACCAATGCTTGCAATAATGAAGATGGATTATGTAAGAAATTTTACTCATAAGATAGACTTTATTGAAGATAAGATTGGAATTGATATAATAGAACAGGCTTCAGGACTTCCTGCAAGTAGCTCAAGGCTTCAAAAGTGTGCATTCATAAAACCATTAAGAGAAGAGCATACAGTTAATCTAATGGTTATAGATAAGCAAAAGAAGTCAAAAGAAGAGGAAGAATACGGAGCAAATTACTTTATAAATAATTATCTTGGCTGCTCAATTGTAACTAATGAGAGAGATATGACTAAAACCTTTGTAAAGGCTGCAGAAGCATGGACTAGAAATAACATGTATGAAGATGCAGATAAAGCCGAAAAGATAAGAAGTACCATTAAAAGCAAGCTAAAAGAAGAAGATACAATAAATATGCAAGAACTATCTCATGAGCTTTTCAAAGAAGAGCCTCAAGCTAAGGAAAGTTTCGATCAATTTGTATCTGCCCAAGGCTTAGAAGAAGAAATAGCAGTAGATAAGCAATGGGTAGAGAAAAAACTTAAAAGGGTAAGACTTAAAATCGATAAGGATATAGACTTATATTTGACTGAAGAAGCCTATAATGACCCTCAGAGATTTGAGATACAACGTAATGGTGACGGAAGCATAAACCTTGTGGTGAAGCATGTTAAAAACTATATAGAAAAGTAA